From the genome of Carnobacterium viridans:
CTAAATCAAAAAAATCAATTTCAAGGTCTAATGCATTATTGATGACTTTACTAGCTTCGTCAGGTGATAGTTTACCCATCGACATGCATCCTAATGCAATATTTGGTACCATTAACTCACTTTTCCCTAAAAACATTCTTTTCATATCCATCAACCCTCTTTCTTCTCTATAAGAAATCGTTTTCAGTATACCACTTCTACACTTTTTTTACTAAAATAAAAATGTTCCTCGATCAAATCATAATACCGGCTTCTGAATACTCTTTCTTCCATATAAATGTCATTTAATAGCTAAGTGAGTGTAGTTTTATGATTCACTCTTCCATGAAAGACCTTTTAATGGATAAATGAAGACCATTTCTTGCTTCAGTTGTCCGTTAAATGCAGTTTCATGGACAACTGAAGCTTCTTTTCCTTGTCACTGTTCCATGAGGACTCAATTTGCAAAAAATACCTTACATAAAAAATGATTCTCGCTAATTTTTTCTTATATTAAGAGAGAACGATTAAATTTAAGGAGCGCACGAAAATCATGATACTAAAAGAACGAACAAAGTCGCTTACTCATCGTGTATTGGAATCTTTAAATTTTCGCATGAACTTACCTGTTGAAGAACAACTAAAATATGAGAATCAAGTGAAAGGTTGGGCTGGTGAAAAACAATTTGATTTCTATATGGGTCAATTTAACCAATCAGGCTATGTACTAAATGATCTTGTTCTACATTATAAAGACACCGTTTTTCAAATTGATTCTCTCTTTATTGCAAATGATTCTATTTATTTATATGAAGTAAAAAATTATACCGGTTCCTACTTTTATAAAGAAAATTTTTTTTCACAGAATCAGGCTATCAAATTCTTAACCCATTAAGGCAAATCGATAGAAGCGTGACCTATTTACAAAACGTGCTGCTTCGCCTAGGATACCGATTTCCCATACACCCAATGGTTGTTTTTATTAATCTGGAATTCACTCTCTACTCTATCCTGCCAAATAAACATTTCTTGTTTTCCTATCAATTGCCTAAACATCTTAGTACTCTATCCAATCAAATCTTATCGATAAAACAGGAACAGTTGGATTTAGCGCATAAACTTAAAGAGTTACATAATGAAGATTATCGCCCCGATAATCTACCTACCTATCAATTGGGGCAACTGAAGAAAGGGATTTTGTGCCCTACTTGCTTTTCGCTTAGTCATACAACTACTAGACAAAATTACCTTTGTACTGCATGCGGACACAAAAAAACCATTACAACCGAAATTGAGCGAAGTACAAAAGAACTCAAACTACTCTTTCCTGATAATTTAATGACAACAAACCAGATTTACGATTGGTGTGGAAAAAACTATTCCAAAGAACGTATTCGTATTATCTTAAAAAAAAATTACCAGAGTCATTTATCACGTAAAATGACTTATTATAGTAAAAAATAGCGTTCATTCAAGGAAAGAACTAGAATCCCTACAACAAAAAAACTGTTCATCACCTTATAACCTAGAGTGATGAACAGTTTCTTTTTTATTAAACTTCCTGAGGTTCCATTGTTGGTGTTTCTTTTAAAATAATATTTAATACTAGTGTAACGATTGTTCCAGCTGAAATTCCTGATGAGAACAATCCATTAAGAATTCCAGGCAGTCCAGCAACGACTTCAGGACGGAAAGCTACACCAAGTCCAACGCCTAAACCTGCAGCTACTATAACTAAATTACGGTTGTCAAAATTCACACGTGACAGTGACTTAACACCAGATGCGGCTACATTTCCGAACATCAAGACTCCTGCTCCACCTAATACCGCCATTGGCATAATAGAAACCAATGTAGCAAATTTTGGCAGGAAACTCATTGCCATTAAAAGAACACCCGCAGTAATTGCAACGGAACGAGAAGCATTACGAGTCAAAGGAATCAATCCAGCATTTTGACTAAAAGTAGCTACTGGGCCTGATCCCATTGCAGGTCCAATAAATGAACCGACACCATCAGCACGGACACCATTTGCAATGTCTTCATCGGTTAGTTTTGTTTCTGTGACTGCTCCAATTGTTTGCATCACACCTACAGTTTCGATAACGGTTACTAAGTAACCAGAAATAAATGGAATGGCAAATTTCAAATCAAAATTAACACCATACTTAAATAATTGTGGCATAGCGAACCAATTGGCTTGAGCAACTTGGTTAAAATCCACCAATCCAAGTGGGATACACATAATATAACCAGCTACAATACCAATCAGTACAGCAGCAGGGCCAATTTTGACGCTGCCATAGTGATTCAATACAACAATCAATAAAAATACAATAGTAGCAATTGCTAGATTAAGAGGCGAACCGTAGTTGGCTGCACCAACTCCACCAGCCACCCAATCAAAGGCTACAGGCATCAACGTTAATCCCATCAGTGAAATAACGGTACCTGTAACAACAGGAGGGAAAAATTTCATTAGCGGTTTAATAAAATAACTCAAGATAATTTCTAAAACGGCGCCCATCATAGTCCCACCGAAATAACCAGCAATACCTCCACCCATCGTGTTGATGACCGCATTAGCAGGACCAACAAATCCAAAATCGGTTCCCATAATTGTTGGAAGTCCAGCTCCTACACGAAACCATTTTGGTCCAAATCCTTTAGATTGAATGATTGAAACAACGCCTGAGCCCAGCAAAGCAGCACTGATCATATAAGAAGTATCGGCGATCCCAAAACCTGCCATACCAGAAATAACTAAAGGAACCGCAACAATTCCACCAAAAGCAGTTAATATATTTTGAAAACCTAAAAGTGTCATCAAGATAATTCCTGGTTTATCGTCTACTTGATAAATAAGATTCGATTCAGGTTTTGGCGTAACCTTTGCTTTACTTCCTCCTCTTTTCGGTAACACACTTGTTCCTGCTGGCTGTTTCATTCTTTCTTCCAAAATAACCCTCCTATTAAATACGAACATTTATTTTTTAAAGTTAATCATACTTCGCTTATTGATGATTCATTTGTAGTATAACCTCAAATTCATGTGATGTAAAGACTTAAAAACGAATCATTTCATGTTTTTTCACTTTCTAATGTTCGTATTTTAGAAAAAAAAGGCTTTCACTTTAAAGTGAAAAGCCTTTTTGATGATTGTTTGGAATTCTTAATCCACAATT
Proteins encoded in this window:
- a CDS encoding nuclease-related domain-containing protein, encoding MILKERTKSLTHRVLESLNFRMNLPVEEQLKYENQVKGWAGEKQFDFYMGQFNQSGYVLNDLVLHYKDTVFQIDSLFIANDSIYLYEVKNYTGSYFYKENFFSQNQAIKFLTH
- a CDS encoding uracil-xanthine permease family protein, producing the protein MEERMKQPAGTSVLPKRGGSKAKVTPKPESNLIYQVDDKPGIILMTLLGFQNILTAFGGIVAVPLVISGMAGFGIADTSYMISAALLGSGVVSIIQSKGFGPKWFRVGAGLPTIMGTDFGFVGPANAVINTMGGGIAGYFGGTMMGAVLEIILSYFIKPLMKFFPPVVTGTVISLMGLTLMPVAFDWVAGGVGAANYGSPLNLAIATIVFLLIVVLNHYGSVKIGPAAVLIGIVAGYIMCIPLGLVDFNQVAQANWFAMPQLFKYGVNFDLKFAIPFISGYLVTVIETVGVMQTIGAVTETKLTDEDIANGVRADGVGSFIGPAMGSGPVATFSQNAGLIPLTRNASRSVAITAGVLLMAMSFLPKFATLVSIMPMAVLGGAGVLMFGNVAASGVKSLSRVNFDNRNLVIVAAGLGVGLGVAFRPEVVAGLPGILNGLFSSGISAGTIVTLVLNIILKETPTMEPQEV